In Puntigrus tetrazona isolate hp1 chromosome 22, ASM1883169v1, whole genome shotgun sequence, one genomic interval encodes:
- the slc26a11 gene encoding sodium-independent sulfate anion transporter yields the protein MERVTGLRWYAALRSCFPILTWLPRYNLTWLKMDLIAGLTVGLTAVPQALAYAEVAGLPVQYGLYSAFMGGFIYCVFGTSKDITLGPTAIMSLLCSGYIGGDPVFAVALTLLCGVVQAGMALLRLGFLLDFISYPVIKGFTCAAAVTIGFGQVKNILGLKEIPQQFFLQVYYTFHKIPEARAGDVILGLCCLFFLLMLTLMKSSLGSSEEEAPLLVRSARGLLWSLATIRNALVVIAATAVAYSAEVTGHHFFSLTGKTAKGLPPFEAPPLSEALANGTVITFSDIAKDLGGGLAVIPLMGVLESIAIAKAFASKNNYRIDANQELFAIGFTNILGSFVSAYPVTGSFGRTAVNSQTGVCSPAGGIVTGVIVLLSLAFLMPLFFYIPKASLAAVIICAVGPMVDFRVPVQLWRVKRLDLLPFLVTFGVSFWEVQYGIVGGVLVSGFMLLYVVARPKVKVSDHGVLLLEPDSGLNFPATEHLSRLVYKHALHASPPRGLVLDCSHVCSVDYTVVHELTELLKQVEHRGASMIFAGLKPSVLKVLLTADLPGFRHTDGVDEALQLLTSINHYEQQY from the exons ATGGAGCGGGTGACGGGTCTCCGCTGGTATGCCGCCCTGCGCTCGTGTTTTCCCATACTCACCTGGCTGCCCAGGTATAACCTGACCTGGCTGAAGATGGACCTGATCGCGGGTCTGACGGTGGGTTTGACCGCGGTTCCTCAGGCTCTGGCCTATGCGGAGGTGGCCGGTTTACCTGTGCAG tacGGCCTGTATTCTGCGTTCATGGGCGGATTCATCTACTGTGTTTTCGGGACATCTAAAGACATCACGCTGGGGCCGACCGCCATCATGTCTCTGCTGTGTTCGGGTTATATCGGCGGGGATCCCGTGTTTGCGGTGGCGCTCACGCTGCTGTGCGGCGTCGTCCAGGCCGGAATGGCTCTGCTGAGACTGG GCTTCCTCTTGGACTTCATCTCGTATCCAGTGATCAAAGGCTTCACCTGTGCTGCTGCTGTCACCATCGGCTTTGGTCAGGTCAAG AATATTCTGGGTCTGAAGGAGATCCCGCAGCAGTTCTTCTTACAGGTTTACTATACCTTCCACAAGATCCCCGAGGCCag AGCTGGAGATGTGATTCTGGGTCTGTGCTGTCTGTTCTTCCTGCTCATGTTGACGCTGATGAAGAGTTCTCTGGGTTCGTCTGAAGAAGAGGCTCCTCTCCTCGTCCGCTCTGCCCGCGGGCTGCTGTGGAGTTTAGCTACTA TCCGGAACGCTCTGGTCGTCATAGCAGCGACGGCTGTTGCGTATTCCGCTGAGGTCACCGGACACCATTTCTTCAGTCTCACCGGGAAAACGGCCAAAGGACTGCCTCCATTCGAAGCCCCGCCCCTCTCAGAGGCTTTAGCCAATGGCACGGTGATTACTTTCAGCGACATTGCAAAG GATTTAGGCGGCGGTCTGGCGGTCATTCCTTTAATGGGCGTCTTAGAGAGCATCGCTATAGCGAAGGCATTCG CCAGCAAGAATAACTACCGAATCGACGCTAACCAAGAGCTCTTCGCCATCG GTTTCACGAACATCCTGGGCTCGTTCGTGTCGGCGTATCCCGTCACGGGCAGCTTCGGAAG AACGGCCGTGAACTCTCAAACCGGAGTGTGTTCACCCGCCGGAGGGATCGTCACAG GCGTGATAGTGCTGCTGTCGCTGGCCTTCCTCATGCCGCTCTTCTTCTACATCCCCAAAGCGTCGCTCGCTGCCGTCATCATCTGCGCCGTGGGTCCCATGGTAGACTTCAGGGTGCCGGTCCAGCTCTGGAGAGTCAAGA GGCTCGACCTGCTGCCGTTTTTGGTGACGTTCGGGGTCAGTTTCTGGGAGGTGCAGTACGGCATCGTGGGAGGTGTGCTTGTTTCTGGATTCATGCTGTTGTATGTCGTGGCCAGACCCAAAGTCAAA gtgtctGATCATGGTGTGCTGCTTCTGGAGCCGGACAGTGGCCTGAACTTCCCCGCAACGGAGCATCTCAGCAGACTTGTGTACAAACACGCTCTTCATG CGTCTCCTCCGCGGGGTCTGGTTCTGGACTGTTCTCACGTCTGCTCTGTAGACTACACCGTGGTCCACGAGCTCACCGAACTGCTCAAACAGGTCGAGCACCGAGGAGCGTCCATGATCTTCGCTGGACTCAAG